The genomic stretch ggcccgctgtccacacctccttggtcaacagggtcggtcaacagagtccttAGAAATCCTGGGCATTACAAACCCGATTACATTTGTTTCTTTACTTTTAGTTTTTGCACAAAGATTTAAGAAGTGTAATCAAGTGGGGGTATGTAATGTTTGGATTAACATTATAACTTCATGTATGTGAGCCTTATAAATTTTAGAAGAATATGATGATAATTTAATTGGGTAAGTGATGTACATATAACGAAAGGTAAAGAATCAAATACGGGCTAAAaagaaatactccctcctattcattcactTTGTCCCTCTTTCCGTATCGAAGCTAGTCGgatttttgtccctctttccttttttggtaacttttgcgtggtctaaatttaattacatgtggggtagagtgGAATAGAGTGCTTTGTGTGGTCCAGAATcaatttcttaattcttgtgcaaaatagaagggggacaaaatgaatgaataggagggagtactacaTAAGCAAATGGAACGGAGAAAGTACGAATTAAGTAAATCTAACATAATTTTATTTCCTAAAGAtaaaattttatgataaatactcccttctattcacaataaacttccctatttccttttccgtctattcacaataacttccctattttcttttttggtaagtgtttgtgtggtccaaatttgatggacccaattaagggatctcaatgcaaatattatatagtttgggttaaattaaattatatagaagcttgataattttccttaACATTTGTaggagactaaaacatggtcaatttccttaaaataaaataattaattaagatggtcaatttccttaaaataaaataattaattaagatgatcaatttcaaggagactaaaagaaagaaggtatttggtaattttcctaaatatttatagaagactagaagatggtcaatttccttaaaataaaataattaattagtataaacatgcacacctatggtattaattattatcatcataaaattatattttaaatttaaaatctatgcaattttattaaactttatagtttattagatgtatagagatgttaattattaacatacaaaaatataatatataagtaggttataaataattcaagttagattccataatatataatattgcataattctttcgatttgatttaatacatatatgtaatatatttatataaatatataatcctcttaaaattgcatgcctaagtagtaaaagtaatttcgttagtaaaaaaaagaattgtaataacattggatatagttatataatagtaatcactcatttgaatagtaaaagtaacaatattatcagtgagattagtgaaagtggtagaaacaacaacgggagtagtgaaataatcaatattaatgcgacaatagtgagagagtagtgaaattatcaatattaatgcgacagtagtgacagtaacaataattacagcgggagtagtgaaagtaacaatgattactggcaaatagtgaaatgttattactattgtttcattaataagagtaaaatattaataacgggagtagtgaatttgtctcaaaatttatttcatcgtaattttatgatatgtcatagaaaaatatattaatgataaatttatggattatgcaactttaagtaattttttttaatgaaaagaGGTAggccgggcgaagccgggcaccaatactagtattatattaaagcagaaaccAGTCTGTCACATGTCATTTGCTGAGACATTTTGCCACGTGTCAACTCCGAGTTTAATAGTTACATTGAATACTTAATCTATTTATAGCAGTTATAACAAATCTTTAGTTAAaattagagaaaattgttgattacaacctTATAAAgaccactttttgaaaattacagccttatataattttttttgaaaattacagccataatatcatttttctttgaaaattgCACCACGATGacgtttccggtgaattttgtcaACAAATGACCGATATACCCTTGCTTACTTACCCAGATTTTTTTTCACTTTACCTATCATTTACATCTTTCATTTCACCCCAAACCCTCTTATCTTTCTCACCCATATTCTCTACAAATTTCCCCAAATCTTTCTCTAAATTGTAGTGTAATTAATCTCCTTTATCACATAACGACTCCAGATCATGAGTGGCAAAGTTGTGCCATCGTCTAACTGTTCTATTTCGAAGAGTAACTATTCGCACACCCAATTTGTTGTTTTTCAATTGATTGAATTGAATTTTAGGGTTTATGTCTAAAATTAGTTTGGGGAAAATtgatgatgaaccctaattattttcaatttggggaaaattgaTGATGAAGAATACTATTTAATTTAAgataaaaatgaaataataaaattagaattcaattaaattaaattaaattgactAGAGTAGAATTTGAATAAAGGGGGTGAATTAGATTAGTGGTATTGTTGAAGAAATGGAGAATTAAAGAGAAGATGTGTTGTGAAATCTACTTTTGGGGATGAACAAGATGGTTATAAGGTTGAAGATAAGGGTATTTTGGTCTTAAAATATGAACTTaagtcacaaaaattcaaattggCATTAATTTCCGGCCGGAGTTAATGTTTTGATTGTAATTTATGATCAGAAATAATATTATGGCtgtcattttcaaaaaaaattatataaggctgtaattttcaaaaagtggtttttataaggctgtaatcaacaattttctcttaaaattatttaaacacaaattctcattgaagacatgacatatccgtcacaagcttgtgacagataccactttacctcacaatgtacccactttttctctctctgcaacactattcatgtggtcccctttctccactaacccattttgttaccattttatctcacaaaatatccggcacaaatggtaacccgtcacaagggagaccaattgttattTAAAAATGTAAACAAGTGAGAATTTTTGTTCTTTCAAAAGACACTTTGTTACTCCCTTCGCTCACTTCATAAAAGATAAACAAGTGATTAACGATAAATAGAGGTAAACCAAACTGGCCGAATCAAACCTAGTTTATCCTAATCCAAAACTTTCCCTCCAAATAAAGTTTTATTAACCCTTGTACAAGCAGACTATCTCCTTCTTCAACTTCTCCTTGTACATCATCTATCAAATCCCACCAAATTTAATCAATTTCTATGCAAAAAGAAGCAATCCTTCCTTTCTAAATTATATAAAGCAGGTAACTTTTCATCTATTTCTTGTTTATATCAGATGGCTATGTGtttttttttacggatttttgTTTGTTCCTTTACTGCATCACTGATCAATGATTATTCTTATTTTGCAATGTATGCATGTAATTTTTCCAGATGTAAAAAAATTACTCCCCCCTTActcgtcatttgtttaccttttgttTTGGCCCAAAGAGCTGGGAATAGGAGATGGTCAATTATTAGACTGATAAGTGATTAAATTGAacgtaagaccgtcttatacaagAATATGTGCAGTTTAAAATCAGAACCCAGATGTTTCTGTCTTGCAGCTGACCTTGCTTCTTCTGTTATTAAtagttactccctccgtcccagtcattTATTGTCCTATTCTATATTGAGTTGTCCCGGACTCCCGGTCAATATcgtcaattattgtcctttctatttaaagaaggaaaatgaaagggcgccaccgggtgacacTCAATTTgcgcgccaccctctcacatggggtgagtgggGACCCCTTAAGTTAAGAATGGTTGTGAgagggtgacacccaatttgggcgtcacccgGCGACGTCCTATCACTATCAAGAACAAGCAACAACAAAGAAtgtatttgatgagcaatttgatctttcacacccaatttggtccacttgtcatttaataatagGTGCAGTTTAAAATCAGAACCCAGATGTTCCTGTATTGCAGGCTTGCAGCTGATCTGCTGCTTCTGTTATTAATAGTTATCATGGTTCCATTTAATGTCACAAATAAATCTGTTTGTTCTAGTTCTTGTGCAGTTGTGTCCAGGCTCGAGCGCCTACTTAACTATGGCTACAAAATCGCTGCCTTCTCTTAAGTCATACCCCAAGGCTTGTCTCAAAGCTGAAGAGAATGCTGATCTTTTCAGTGAGCTTCCTGAAGAAATTTTAGTGTCAATAATGTCTTCATTTACCATAGAAGATGCTGCAAGATTTAGTCTTGTTTCCCGCCAATGTGAACGCACGTGGCGATATTTTCCGGTGTTGATATTCAAAGATTACCATTCGAAGGAAAAGTTTTGGGATAGTTGGGAAGCAATTGTTGAAGAAAAAGCTTGCTTTGTACGGAGTGTTGATCGTGTTCTTGAAAAGCATTTGGGGACAACTATAGATGAATTTCGAATCATCTTTGATTTAGAGTTGAGTTCgcaatcttatgttgataagtgGGTGGCTGTTGCTCTTGATAAGCAAGTTAAAAGGCTTGAGCTCGACTTTCAATCAAATCTGAGAAAAATGCATGTTCGCGATAGCCGTAGTCATAGGCCCCTTCCCATTTGTTTTGATCTGCCACCTAAGTTTACTGGCTTCAAGTCTCTTCTAACGTCTCTTTGTGTGAGATACGTCAATGTCACCAATGAATTTGTTGATTATCTCCCTCTTTCTTGCCCACTCCTAGAGATATTGTGCATCCAAGGATCAAGATATTTAACCAGAATAACCGGTTCATTGCATGTAAAACAGTTAGAGGTCTCTTATTGCCGCAATCTGGAAAAAATTGATGTTTCAGCCCGAAAGCTTCTTTCTTTGACACTTAATTTCGTATATCCTATTGAGCTACACATTGTAGATGCTCCTTCTCTCTTTAAGATGTCAATCGGCGAAGCAAAAATATTGCCCCATGCATTTGACAACCTTTCAGACATTTTGTCCCAGTTGGTGTATCTGAATCTTAGGTTTTGCCTAATTTTACCTTTGATGGTAAGTTCGATTAATACTGTGAAATAGCTTCTTATTTGAATAAACAAACTCTAAGTAATATTTCATGTCTTCTTATTACAGAGGGGTTTGGTGAATGGCGTTCCTATGCCAAAACTTCGACATCTAGAACTGACGGTTACGTGTGCATTGATTGACTCAAGCCTCTATCAATGTATATTCGTGATTCAGGCATGCCCTAGTTTGGAGAAGTTGACATTGAAGGTATGAACCCTCTTTCCTTGCTCTCACTTTTCTTTGTCTTGCGTTAACTACCCATTTGTACTTTTGAAGTCATAGTTATGTTTAAACCTGTGTTATCACTTATCAGACACGCCGGCACATGTCGGAGAGTTGGGATATGTGGACACAGTCAACGGTGCGTCTTGACCAACATAATGGACACAACACGACACGTCACTAAATGTCTCAAGCCCTGCAACTTTTTttagaaagaaaaataaaataaaaaacataaAGTTTCCATAAAAATTTTACATAGTACTTCATAGTTAATTTACGAAGGAAACAAGGAACACAAGGTCAAGTAGTGGTCAACAATCGAACTTCAATGGTTGTACACTTGTACTGTCTCCGGCGTCCGGCTTCTTTCTTAAATGGCAGGCTATCCTGGTTCAACGCTGGCTTGGCCCCGCTTTCTTTTGGTTATTTGGTGTTTATTAGCAAAGTAATTAGGGAATTAGCGTCCGTTTGAAACTATTTGGGtttatggtgtccacgtcatcacttgTATTTTTTTTCGTGTTTTTCGGTAAACCGCTAATTTTCTTAGCGGCTCCCCTCTTCCCTATTTTATAAGCCATGAGAAGCCATGAAAGGGCAAAGCCGCTGAGAACCTCAGCGGTTTTGGTCTTTATTTTTTGCACTTTTAGAAAATAGGAAAGTGGACAAGCCATGAGAAGCCATGAAAGCCGCTGAGAATCTCAGCGGTTTTGGTCTTTGTTTTTTGCATTTTTAGAAAATAGGGAAGAAGAGAAGCCGCTAAGTTTCTTAGCGGCTTTACCTAAAAACACGAAAAAAATATACAAGTGATGAAGTGGACACCATAAACCTAAATAGTTTCAAACGGACGCTAAATTCCcaattattttgctaattaacaccaattaaccaaaaaattctaATCTCCGTGTCAAACTAGTGCTATGAAAGTTGccattttttcttatttttctgcTATTTTGGCTTCCTCCGCATCAGTGTCGTGTCCAACATAGCCGTGTCAGACGCGTGTCACATGTCGTGTCGATTACCGTGTTGTGTCAAACACGCGACAATCCCCCCAACCTTGCCGTGTGGGCCTAACACAGGTTTAAACTTGTATGATTATTTCGTAAACTCTTAAGTTGATATTAATTGGTCATCTTTGTAGTTGGAGAGATTTATCGTCCGAACGGTAGCGGATCGGCAACCACGCAAGTGGATTGGCTGTGGCTTTCCCCTAAAATGCTTGAAAACGTTGGAGCTTGTTGGCTACAGGGGAATAGCAATGGACCTTGAGCTTGCATTCTTTGTGCTTGACTATGCTAGTATGCTTGAAGAGATCATTGTTGACTTCGTTCCACTGAATGACAACGATAAGCGACAACGACTAGTAATGCTCCAAATGAAGCTACCACAAGGCGTAAAGTTAACAGTTAAGTAATTTACTGTAGTTTATtcgaccaaagtagcttatttggcaGCTGCCGCCTGCCtagggtagcatttgagaaataagctatacaacaacaacaacaacaacatcagagccttaatcccaaaatgatttgggggaAATAAGCTATACATGTTATTTATATTAATTTCCATTTTAAATCCCTTGAATTTATAACATTAAATATGTATTATgtctttttatgtaattttatcagGCAATTAATCTTTCGACTAAAGTAAAAGTTAGTCTGCCTCATTTGAGGGGACTTGGAACAGTTATGTAACAGATAATTTAGCAGTTAATTCCTTTGGTCGATTCAAAGTGGTGCATGTTTATGGCGACATGAGCTATGAGAAAGTTCAAATGTGTTTGTTTACAGTAGGTGTTGATAAAGCTTGGAGTTGTGTTGAACTCCAAGGTAAACCAGGCCATGAATCAACAAAGGTTTGCATTGCTGAATTCGGCAATCTGTATTGCAGGCTTTCATGTACTGGTACTGGTGTCTGGTGTAGTGTTACTTGTCTCTTTTGTTTTGCCATGGATGTCAATACAGAATTCATTTATCAGTTTTTTTGGCCCAGAGGGcttaggtatatatatatatacttttccGGTTTACCTAGTAAGTTTGGAAAAACGGGTCTAGGCGTAATGAAGGAAGAGGACAATGAGCGTGGTATATGGAGGCTTTGGAAGTTTACAGACGTAAAGTCTAGCGACTGGGCTGAAATGACCATGATTGATATTGGAGCAATGGTTAACAAGGGCAACCATGATCAAGGGCATGCCATGTTCTGGTGTAACTGCAGAGTCTTGGAGTTGTCATTGTGTTTTTTCAGGTTTCCTGTGATCGGCATTCTGTAAATACAGAGCTTTGATAAATCAAATTTCTTTTTGCTACATTTTGCGTGATTAATGTAATGTGACCCTATTACATGTCCAAATAAttatttccgtgatgaaattacATTTTTTCCCGATGCTGCAGTTTCCCTTATTGTATCTTTTAGTGTACTGCCGCAACAAAAGTCAAGATGGCTCAGAAGGAGTGGCAGGGAAAAGGAAAGGCAGAAGAGGAGCAGGTAGTGTGATTGGTTCAAGCGCCGCTGGTTGTGTATGTGCTTGCCTTTCAATATATGGAATTGGAAGAAAGGCATGGTCTCAGACTCTCAGCTTTGGCAACTCGGTTTTAATTATGAGTACATTTGATTGACTCACGGAATGTATATATTGCTGTCATGTTTAAGATAGTGTGGTCTCACCCGGCAGGATAGTAGGTTTCTTCCTGTATGATGTATTCAATATTTCAATGCTGTACTGAGAATCATATGCTTGCATTCTAGTAACCACTTTATTGTTTGCTTATGGGTGTAAATTTGATTACTTTGTTAGAAGTTaagccatgttcttttggactgaaacggatccgatctgaactgaactgaacttataggatctgaactgaacttataggatatgaactgaaacttataggatctgaactgaactgaacttattggatctgaactgaacttataggatctgaaatgaactgaacttacaggatctgaactgaacttacacgatccgaatttaaattaacttaaattaatttaacttaaatattattattattattattattattattattattattattattattattattattattattattattattattattattattattattattattattattattattattattattattattattattattattattattattattattattattattattattattattattattattattattattattattattattattattattattattattattattattattattattattattattattattattattattattattattattattattattattattattattatgttattgttatttgttccgggtgtaattccagagcaagtattgttaccacccgtgcttgtagaatgacgtctttgcttgactcCTTCCTTTGACctctcctgaaacagtgaacaaactgagggctcggcttgggccaagcgaactcactccgacgctcaagtcagtaaacttagagagataagttgttacttggctaagtatatattgtagagagataaggaggatattaccagatgaatagtgattcttaggttaaattgtgtgtcctttcctcaatgagggttgaggagtatttatagactttcactttttgtcacgtagtggccaagtggctagcaggtggaaagaccgttctaccctcggccgatggacctatggcaggccgaccgagggatcttggatatgagtacgcggatatgtgccctacCGGGCCGGTTactggccgagacccaagtgacaaagccgatgggatgcatcggccaGGGTCATCCAAAgtgttgacttctttgtggatatctttgaccttgctcagtatgttgactcggtcagcgggtgcagaatatgccccatcaatttgcccccagcgtagtctatgccgtggtatgggctccgatgtatgttgagcgtatattctgcccAAGTAAAAATTATCTTTCTCGGCTTCTTCTAACTCGGCTTgattctgcttaggccgtaccatatcccccctccacatggatgtgtaaaggacatccgatgtggaaaagagagtgacgctggccgagaccagggttgagagtgccggttgtttttgattgcccccggccggtgctacatagcttggttgatcatgtggccggcggagaacaggtACTTAGGAGTTtgctgaggaaggtgaataggcaaggagatatgaaggggcgtgttgaagacgcatggtcactgttgcgttgattgacgttcaactgttgcaacgattgacattccgtggttgcatgtctggcacgtgtctgttcgctgattggctgacgcttcatgggctgtgccctgattggtccttcttcatgggctttccctataaataggcgaTTAGCCccgaaattggccaccaatttcattttctccaaaaatttcttctctctaaacttttcaagggcttcttttttcttctaatcttcagagtcgttacctcggctagtgcttttcttcaaggtaaacaagcaaatttttctcaactttttaacttgttaagtaattgttgctatcatgtcttctgctgacgccggggctagcacttctgcgccggggggttccgcgtcgcgtcttgatgaggaggggatactagacgccatcccgataagctcacgggggccctaggtctccttctccgaaGTTGATCCAGaagctttggaggattgggaggaggATGATGAAGTTGACGAAGGTGAGAGAAGGGCTCATTCGGATGGTGAGAGGCCGCAtctcccggatcatggcgaggccTGTACGACTGGTATTGATCGTGCCTGGGCCGATAAATTCGCCAGTTGTTTTggtggaactcttttcgagggtcacttctccttcggtgaggggtacaagattgttatccccgaggagggtcaggcggtctgttgccctcccccgggtcatatcggcgtatatataaggcacctggagtatgggctccggtttcctttgcacggctacgttatggccatcatcaaagctatgaacgtcgctgtggctcaactgcatccgttggccatcatcaaagctatgaacgtcgctgtggctcaactgcatccgttggccattaggacgatagttggcttcgtgtggctctgtctctttaagggggaggccccaacagttaacttattccgcgGCTTCACTCCTTCGGCCGTCGGTTCTGGTAAggcggggtggtacagcgtgcaggtGGAGCCAGGCTACGTTTCTGTGAACAAGATTACTTCTTGTAAGGACTGGAAGcggcggtgggtgtacgtccaagtgccggaggactaccctctgcctcggtctttccagagccttGTTCACTTGCGATGCGAGAACCGGGGAGAATATGAGAAATATATCTCCCGGGGTAAGCTCAAGATAGACGCTTCGACGGTCTATCTTCACGCGGATGAGgagcgggcgatgcagctgttcgatgctgagaagggatggttgcccccgactcagattattcttcaggacgagctgcttggccgcgtcggcctcataccggccctcaaccagggtgagtagggtcggtgtgaggcccatctttgactgtttatgctcctgtttttagagctttgttttacttcttttatttaactcttgtctggtttcttgcagaccggtttggccaaaATTTGTCTGTCGGGGTCTTGAAGAGgttggggcttgataaggacgggaacatCGTACACCGGCATCCTACGGCTGATGCGCGTGACCGTAGACTAgctcccaacgaacttatggaGAAGCAACTGAAGGCGTTGGATCCGGcggcggctcaagcacgggttctcggaggcgtgccgaagagaaaaTCAAAGGCAGCGTCCAGGTCGGCG from Silene latifolia isolate original U9 population chromosome 5, ASM4854445v1, whole genome shotgun sequence encodes the following:
- the LOC141656361 gene encoding putative FBD-associated F-box protein At1g61330, producing the protein MATKSLPSLKSYPKACLKAEENADLFSELPEEILVSIMSSFTIEDAARFSLVSRQCERTWRYFPVLIFKDYHSKEKFWDSWEAIVEEKACFVRSVDRVLEKHLGTTIDEFRIIFDLELSSQSYVDKWVAVALDKQVKRLELDFQSNLRKMHVRDSRSHRPLPICFDLPPKFTGFKSLLTSLCVRYVNVTNEFVDYLPLSCPLLEILCIQGSRYLTRITGSLHVKQLEVSYCRNLEKIDVSARKLLSLTLNFVYPIELHIVDAPSLFKMSIGEAKILPHAFDNLSDILSQLVYLNLRFCLILPLMRGLVNGVPMPKLRHLELTVTCALIDSSLYQCIFVIQACPSLEKLTLKLERFIVRTVADRQPRKWIGCGFPLKCLKTLELVGYRGIAMDLELAFFVLDYASMLEEIIVDFVPLNDNDKRQRLVMLQMKLPQGVKLTVK